TAAACGGACGTCCTGTCCAATAGCCGCTGTTATGAATTGCTTGGTAGCCTTGTTTAGCAAAGGCTGAAATTTCGTATTGTTGAAATCCGTTGGAAGACAGAAACTCACGTGCGAAGCTATACATCCGGACACTTTCTTCTTCAGGTGGCAATCGTAGTGTAAGCTCTTTACGCTGCTTATAAAAAAGGGTTTGCGGTTCAATGGTTAAATTATACAACGAAATATGAGAGACGGGGGACTGGACGATTTTTTGCAGTGTTCGTTCCCAATGCAAAAAGTTTTGGTCTGGTAGGTCGTACATTGCATCCGCAGAAATATTACCGATGCCGGCATCTGCAATGATCTGGAGGGCATCCACGGCTTTATTTCCGGAATGCTGCCTACCTAAAAGCTGTAATAAATTGTCGTCATAGGATTGAATCCCTATACTGATGCGGTTAATCCCAATGGCAGAAAGTTCCCTGCATTTTTCAGGTGTAACTTCTTCAGGGTTTGCTTCCAGAGTGATCTCGATATTCTGATCATAGTCGACATCTCCTAGGATTTTTTCTAATAACCGAGATAGCAGATCAGTCCTTAATAGGATAGGAGTGCCGCCTCCGAAATATAGGGAAACTAATTTCTTTTGTGAGAAATGCGGACGCCATGTATCCCACTCTTTTAAGAGGGCTTGGAAAAGGATGAGCTGTTTATCGGAGTTATCAGGGATGACGTAGAAGTGGCAATAGGAACATTTTTTTTTACAAAAAGGGATGTGGATATATAGACTAACCTCATCCCTTGTTGTATCTAATCTACCATTCGTTAGCATCAGGATCTAAGATACCCCCGCGCTTCCAACGATTACGGTCGCTAAAATAGGACTCGTCGTCTTCATCTTCTTGTGTAGTGGTATCGTTATCTTCGCTTACGCTGTCGTCATCCTCATCAGAATCATCAGATTCATAACCGGCAGCTTCTGTTTCCATATCAAAGTGGCTGTCAGTTGCTCCAACGGAACCTTCATGCATATCAATATCGGGTATTGTAGGCATTTCAGTATAGGCCGTCCTACCTTGTGCCTTCTTAGGCACAGCAAAATCTTC
The Parachlamydiales bacterium genome window above contains:
- the hemW gene encoding radical SAM family heme chaperone HemW translates to MLTNGRLDTTRDEVSLYIHIPFCKKKCSYCHFYVIPDNSDKQLILFQALLKEWDTWRPHFSQKKLVSLYFGGGTPILLRTDLLSRLLEKILGDVDYDQNIEITLEANPEEVTPEKCRELSAIGINRISIGIQSYDDNLLQLLGRQHSGNKAVDALQIIADAGIGNISADAMYDLPDQNFLHWERTLQKIVQSPVSHISLYNLTIEPQTLFYKQRKELTLRLPPEEESVRMYSFAREFLSSNGFQQYEISAFAKQGYQAIHNSGYWTGRPFIGLGPSAFSFWEGKRFQNIAHLGKYAEALEKGESPIDFQEQLPAENSLREHIAVRLRLLDGFDLPCELPNSLKKDLSTVEKNGWVLKENNHIKLTDLGILFYDSVATEIIV